From the genome of candidate division KSB1 bacterium:
GTCTGTTCGGTCAATGGCCGCAGGCGACGTGCTTCGCCTGCGGCTAACAAAACTACCTGCATGCGCACTCCTTTATGCACATCCATCAATCATGAGCTATCAGCACTTCGTCCCAGTCAGAACAGCGAACCATGCGCCCTCTTCCGCGCCGCGTTCGACGTGTCCAAGCCCCACCTGATCCACCCTTTCGAATAGGCGGACGCACTGCTCATATAACCTGGGAAGAAAGGCTTGGTTCCCACTTGGGCGTCACCGTATGCACAGTTCACGCACCGCGGATTAGCAACAACCACAGCAGGCTTTGTCGGGACACCGGCAGCATTGCGAAGCTTTTTCACTTCTTACCTACCGGCATGAGGTACAGCGGCTCTTCCTCATTTTTGAGACCCACGACCTTTGCGACGGCGGCATCATCAAACGCACCTACCGCGCAGGTGCCGAGCCCCAAGGCCTCCGCCTGGAGATAGACGTTTTGCGCGGAGTGGCCCAGGTCCATGCACACGTACCGCGCGCGTCCTCGCTCCCCGTATTTGCCCGTGGTGCGGGCGAACACGGCGGCATAGACCAGAACAACTGGGGCCCTGGCAATGAAGGTCTGATCCCACGCGGCTTTGGCCAATTCCTGTCGGCGGTCACCGGCAGCCACCAGTTCCAGGGCATGTCCTGCCGAGCGGTAACGGTAAATGCCGGGGGTCAGGCCAGTCACTTCGCCCGCCACCACAAAGATCTCCAGCGGATAGAGCGCCCCTGCGGACGGGGCAGTGCGTAGGCCGCCCCGCAGAAACATGGGCAGTGGCATCTCCTTGGTAATCCCATAGGCGGCCCAGAGGACCTGGCCCAGCTCCTGGAGGTTGAGGGGCTCCGCCTTGTAGTTCCGCACCGAACGCCTGCGCAAAAGCGCTTCTTCCACCGAACAGTCGCTGTGCGTGCGCGGCTCTGGCAGCGTAATCCCTCTCTGCACATCGCCCCCCGCCACCTGTTTTGGCTTGGGATTCATATCCTCTCCCTCTGCTGTGCAGTGCTGGTTCGAAAAAAGGATCATTCCAGCCATCCAGAGTATCCACAGGCTCTTCATGGGTCACCTCCCTGCTGGCCGTTGGCTGTTCAAGCCCGTGCCCCCACTGGACACCCTCATTGACTCCCACTTCAGTTCTTGCACCACTGGTCCAGCCACCCGATCACCGTTTCGTGCCAGAGAATGGAGTTGTGCGGTTTGAGTACCCAGTGGTTTTCATCCGGGAAGTATAGCAGCTTGCTGGGGATGCCCAAACGCTGGAGGGCGTTGAAGGTGCCCAAACCTTGCGTCTCGGCCACGCGAAAGTCTAACGCACCGTGGACTACCAGCATGGGGGTCTTCCAGTTCTTGACAAGGTTCACTGGATTTTGAGCCTCATAGCCTCTTGGGTTATCCCATGGTGTGCCCACATGATCCCACTCTGGGAACCAGAGCTCCTCGGTGTCAAAGTAGGCCATGCGTTCGTCCAGGTTCCCATCGTGGCACACCAGACAGCGGAAGCGGTCCGGCCACATGCCAGCGATCCAGTTGATCATGTAGCCGCCAAAAGAGGCCCCTAAGGCTGCAACGCGCTCGCCGTCCATCCAGGGGTAGCGCTTGAGCGCCGCCGCAAGACCCTTCTGGAGGTCAACCAGCGGCTTACCGCCCCAATCGCCGCGAATTGCATCGCAGAAAGCCTGGCCGTAACCGGTGGAACCGTGAAAGTCCACCATCACTG
Proteins encoded in this window:
- a CDS encoding SagB/ThcOx family dehydrogenase: MKSLWILWMAGMILFSNQHCTAEGEDMNPKPKQVAGGDVQRGITLPEPRTHSDCSVEEALLRRRSVRNYKAEPLNLQELGQVLWAAYGITKEMPLPMFLRGGLRTAPSAGALYPLEIFVVAGEVTGLTPGIYRYRSAGHALELVAAGDRRQELAKAAWDQTFIARAPVVLVYAAVFARTTGKYGERGRARYVCMDLGHSAQNVYLQAEALGLGTCAVGAFDDAAVAKVVGLKNEEEPLYLMPVGKK